One genomic region from uncultured Methanobrevibacter sp. encodes:
- a CDS encoding tripartite tricarboxylate transporter permease — protein MIELIIACFIGILIGTTTGMIPGIHVNTAGAILFASSTFLLTFLSPEFLCVLMVSMSIAHALIEFVPSMLLGVPEEGTATSILPGHRMVLQGRSKEVIRIVSVGGFGAIIVTILMLPAFAIILPALHDISKPFTWMILLFASVYLTYSLTNSRRDFLWSLLLFILSGILGWIIFQTPISSGVTLMCTFSGLFGISTILFSLNESSTIPHQNQFYELDLDFNKYKSIFAGGITGAILGFLPGFGPAQGTVIAQTASGASDNDDDDTVNFLLATSGLNVSDCLFSLIAIYIIGNPRSGIAVYMSYLISEMNLNHLVIFIFASLIAVSVSLVLSLKLGDSFSKLMSHVDYKKLSIGVILLQILILYVFIFYYQAPIGYMTLALITSTAMGMLPHYLGVGKSHLMGILIIPAIVIYMQMFI, from the coding sequence ATGATAGAATTAATAATTGCTTGTTTTATAGGTATTTTAATCGGAACCACAACAGGAATGATACCTGGAATACATGTCAACACGGCCGGAGCAATTTTATTTGCTTCATCAACATTTCTTTTAACATTCCTATCACCAGAGTTTCTGTGCGTCCTAATGGTTTCGATGTCAATTGCACATGCACTTATCGAATTTGTTCCATCAATGCTTTTGGGAGTCCCCGAGGAAGGAACTGCAACTTCAATTCTTCCAGGGCACAGAATGGTATTGCAGGGAAGATCAAAAGAAGTCATAAGAATAGTATCTGTCGGAGGTTTTGGAGCAATTATTGTTACAATACTAATGCTTCCAGCTTTTGCAATTATTCTTCCGGCTCTGCATGATATTTCAAAACCGTTTACATGGATGATATTGCTTTTTGCATCAGTTTATCTAACATATAGCTTAACGAATTCAAGAAGAGACTTTTTATGGTCATTATTGCTGTTTATACTCTCCGGAATTTTAGGATGGATTATTTTTCAAACCCCAATTTCCTCAGGAGTAACGTTAATGTGCACTTTTTCAGGACTATTTGGAATCAGTACGATACTTTTCAGCCTGAATGAATCCTCAACAATACCTCATCAAAATCAATTTTATGAACTGGATCTGGATTTTAACAAATATAAAAGCATATTTGCCGGAGGAATAACTGGAGCCATTTTAGGATTTCTTCCAGGCTTTGGACCTGCTCAGGGAACAGTAATAGCACAAACAGCAAGCGGTGCAAGTGATAATGATGATGACGATACGGTAAACTTTCTGCTTGCAACATCAGGACTGAATGTTTCGGACTGTCTTTTTTCATTAATTGCAATCTACATTATCGGAAATCCAAGAAGTGGAATAGCTGTTTACATGTCTTATCTAATATCTGAAATGAACCTGAACCATTTAGTCATATTCATTTTTGCATCACTTATTGCTGTTTCTGTATCTCTGGTTTTGTCCTTAAAATTAGGAGATTCATTTTCCAAACTAATGAGCCATGTGGATTATAAAAAACTGTCAATTGGAGTGATATTACTTCAAATACTGATATTATATGTTTTTATCTTTTATTACCAAGCACCTATCGGCTACATGACACTGGCTTTAATTACATCAACTGCGATGGGAATGCTGCCTCATTATTTGGGAGTCGGCAAGTCCCATCTTATGGGAATCCTGATTATACCCGCAATTGTTATCTATATGCAGATGTTTATTTAA
- a CDS encoding sodium-dependent transporter — protein MSQTSQWNSVFTFIMAMIGLTIGIGNIWRFSYVLYSNGGGSFFIPYVIAILVMGIPFLILEYGLGFSFKKSFSNLMHSIRPEFEIIAWMLVLFVFIVVIYYMIILGWDFAYLLNSFNFGWGNDPASFFTSYVGGSSNLASFTTIIFPTLICTLILWTVFWVVSIKDVKGIGKLSSVLIPLLFIIMIFVFVYAFTLPGFNMGIATLLNPNWSALLNINVWLAAFGQSIFSLSIGQAMVYTYASYLPKNTKLVDEVLIVVIANSLYEIFIAFGVFSILGYMSMASSIPMDELITQGTGLIFIVFPQIFNSMGIMGHIIAPLLFLSILFAGFTSAFALFEPLLSSLCDKFSWSRKKGVTILVIVAGIGTVIFSTGISSYLVEIVDKFVNNFGILILIGIQAIIFGWFYGVEKVIPVLNEFSTIKVGKSWIFIIKYLLPIILIVVWIFGVVNLFESMNFAEIIVDVVISVIVVGLAVIFTKQNPKKS, from the coding sequence ATGTCTCAAACATCTCAATGGAATTCAGTATTTACATTTATAATGGCCATGATTGGTCTAACTATAGGAATAGGCAATATCTGGAGGTTTAGTTACGTACTTTATTCCAATGGTGGAGGATCATTTTTCATACCTTATGTAATTGCAATTTTGGTCATGGGAATTCCATTTTTAATTTTAGAATATGGGCTGGGATTCAGTTTTAAGAAAAGCTTTTCAAATTTGATGCATAGTATTCGCCCGGAATTTGAAATAATAGCTTGGATGCTGGTTCTTTTTGTCTTCATCGTTGTAATTTATTATATGATTATATTGGGGTGGGATTTCGCATATCTGCTGAACAGTTTTAATTTCGGATGGGGAAATGACCCTGCATCCTTTTTTACAAGTTATGTAGGGGGAAGCTCAAATTTAGCATCTTTTACAACTATAATATTTCCTACTCTAATTTGTACATTGATATTATGGACTGTCTTTTGGGTAGTGTCCATTAAAGATGTTAAAGGAATCGGTAAATTATCATCTGTTTTAATTCCATTATTATTTATCATAATGATATTTGTTTTTGTTTATGCATTTACATTGCCTGGATTTAATATGGGAATAGCCACATTGCTTAATCCTAATTGGTCTGCACTTTTAAATATAAATGTATGGCTTGCAGCATTTGGGCAAAGTATATTCTCTTTAAGTATTGGTCAGGCAATGGTATACACATATGCAAGTTATCTTCCCAAAAATACAAAATTGGTCGACGAAGTGTTAATTGTTGTTATTGCAAACTCATTATATGAAATTTTTATAGCTTTTGGAGTATTTTCAATACTGGGATATATGTCAATGGCATCATCAATACCAATGGATGAATTAATTACTCAAGGTACTGGATTAATATTTATTGTATTTCCACAGATATTCAATTCGATGGGAATAATGGGACATATTATCGCTCCATTGTTATTTTTATCAATATTATTCGCAGGTTTCACTTCTGCCTTCGCACTTTTTGAACCATTGCTCTCATCTTTGTGCGATAAATTTAGTTGGAGCCGTAAAAAAGGAGTTACAATTCTCGTAATTGTTGCAGGTATAGGTACAGTTATTTTCTCAACAGGAATCAGCAGCTATTTGGTGGAAATCGTTGATAAATTTGTAAATAATTTTGGAATATTGATTTTGATTGGTATTCAGGCAATAATCTTCGGTTGGTTTTATGGAGTTGAAAAGGTTATACCTGTGTTGAATGAATTTTCAACTATTAAAGTTGGAAAATCATGGATTTTTATAATAAAATATTTATTGCCGATTATTTTAATTGTTGTTTGGATATTTGGAGTTGTGAACTTATTTGAAAGTATGAACTTCGCTGAAATAATTGTGGATGTAGTTATTTCTGTTATTGTCGTTGGGCTTGCCGTGATATTTACAAAACAGAATCCTAAAAAGTCATGA